From a single Gemmatimonadota bacterium genomic region:
- a CDS encoding serpin family protein — MTPATIPGYTRIVARRFPSENDPMKAPLVLTLFLAAACAGPTDPEPNGAPPLLERLPRALSGAEVTAIGASNRFAFDLLGRATAAEPGKNVFLSPLSVSMALGMVMNGARGETRDAMAATLGFGTTSQADINEGYRSLIALLASLDPQVQFTIANSIWTRRGYPILASFLADARQFFDAEAQSLDFGSPAALDAINNWVSQKTKGKIPKILSSISSDEVLFAVNAIYFKGLWRTQFKKGETAPASFQRAVGGSQTVPFMHRQDDLPYFRGPDFEMTELWYGAGAHAMTVILPKEGTTGASLASRLSAADFATAAAGFHSSKIDLFFPKITFDYKRSLGQDLIALGMDPAFSDRADLTGIANDGLVITRVEHKTFVAIDEEGTEAAAATAVGVGRTSQPQVVTIRVDRPFLVAIRERLSGTILFLGLVNEIPSS; from the coding sequence ATGACACCGGCCACGATCCCCGGGTATACTAGGATCGTGGCTCGGCGTTTCCCCTCGGAGAATGACCCCATGAAGGCCCCGCTCGTACTCACGCTTTTCCTCGCCGCGGCATGCGCCGGCCCAACCGATCCAGAACCCAATGGTGCGCCCCCGTTGCTCGAGCGGCTGCCCCGGGCGCTGTCGGGGGCCGAAGTCACCGCCATCGGTGCCTCGAACCGCTTTGCCTTCGACCTCCTCGGCCGGGCCACCGCCGCCGAGCCGGGGAAGAACGTCTTTCTCTCCCCGCTTTCGGTGTCGATGGCGCTCGGCATGGTCATGAATGGCGCCCGCGGCGAGACCCGCGACGCGATGGCCGCGACCCTCGGCTTCGGCACGACGTCGCAGGCGGACATCAATGAGGGCTACCGGAGTCTGATCGCCCTGCTGGCGAGTCTTGATCCACAGGTTCAATTCACCATCGCGAACTCGATCTGGACCCGCCGGGGGTATCCGATCTTGGCCTCGTTCCTCGCCGATGCGAGGCAGTTTTTCGACGCCGAAGCGCAATCGCTCGACTTTGGTTCGCCGGCCGCGCTCGATGCCATCAACAACTGGGTCAGCCAGAAGACCAAGGGCAAGATTCCGAAGATCTTGAGCTCGATCAGCAGCGACGAGGTTCTCTTTGCGGTCAACGCGATCTACTTCAAGGGCCTCTGGCGAACCCAGTTCAAGAAGGGCGAAACCGCTCCAGCTTCGTTCCAACGGGCGGTTGGGGGGTCCCAGACGGTTCCATTCATGCACCGCCAGGACGATCTGCCCTACTTCCGGGGCCCCGATTTCGAAATGACAGAGCTCTGGTACGGGGCCGGCGCCCATGCGATGACGGTCATCCTTCCGAAGGAGGGAACCACGGGCGCGAGTTTGGCGAGCCGGCTCAGCGCAGCGGACTTTGCGACCGCGGCGGCCGGGTTCCATTCCTCCAAAATCGATCTCTTCTTTCCGAAGATCACCTTCGACTACAAACGGTCCCTCGGGCAGGATCTCATCGCGCTCGGGATGGACCCAGCGTTCTCCGATCGGGCCGATCTGACCGGGATCGCCAATGACGGGTTGGTCATCACCCGGGTCGAGCATAAGACGTTCGTGGCCATCGACGAGGAAGGGACCGAAGCGGCGGCGGCCACCGCGGTGGGCGTTGGCAGGACCAGCCAGCCCCAGGTGGTCACCATCCGGGTCGACCGGCCGTTCCTGGTCGCGATCCGAGAACGGTTGTCCGGCACCATTCTCTTCCTGGGCTTGGTAAACGAAATCCCGTCGAGTTGA
- a CDS encoding S9 family peptidase: protein MDHRVQSHVLEVAMMRRMVGATLIFVVGQGAEAMAQGRAFTPKDWYRLTTLSGPAVSPDGKWVAFTTTTVREADNKRHSEVWMVGTTGGEPIRMTSPSVESSGARWSPDGKMLLFTSTRPTSKARTWGLRIDRPAGEAFEVDSLPNGSYTKDGRTVAWADTLEWKADSGAKDPYEKTPAMARPPYRAVTAPVDPARFDGRHIIDLGYKFNGPGFIPAPKQAPRWNQAQIWVRPVDGGAKRQLTTAGYSHREVTISPDGQWIAFVADSKLRSDSLAQAEQDSIRRAKYDPKLSEAPRNDGDVFVIPASGGEPRRLTTGAGTEGGLEWSPDGSRLAYVSQVGRTGAQRLWVIPAAGGTPVNLLGDWVYEPNWLHWLPSGQMLMGASIGGRDAVFTVNPDTRARQEIVSGRRRIPGTDIDPAGQVMAYVATSITSPTELYLASGNGTGERKVTDFNGKLNTEIVWPDAERFTYKSVGGVEIEGWLQKPFGYQPGWKYPLVFYIHGGPHSAYGENWFDEFHNITGSGKWVLFTNPRGSSGYGAEFTYSTRGRWGLEDYQDLMKAVDIAAARPDVDSTKMGVTGGSYGGFMTAWITTRTNRFKAAQADRMISNWWSWWGVSDVPGLTEFEFYGMPWERPALYDSLSPMRHVNKVKTPTLIVQSEEDHRTPMADAEQWFMALQKQKVPVEFIRYPRSTHDLSRTGEPWLLVDRLGRLRQWFDYWLN, encoded by the coding sequence ATGGACCATCGGGTTCAGTCCCACGTTCTAGAGGTGGCTATGATGAGACGAATGGTTGGCGCGACCCTGATCTTCGTAGTTGGGCAGGGCGCCGAGGCGATGGCCCAGGGGCGGGCCTTTACGCCGAAGGATTGGTATCGGTTGACGACGCTGTCGGGTCCGGCGGTGTCGCCGGACGGGAAGTGGGTGGCGTTTACCACCACCACCGTGCGGGAAGCCGACAACAAGCGGCATTCCGAAGTCTGGATGGTGGGCACCACCGGCGGTGAGCCGATCCGGATGACCTCGCCCAGCGTGGAGAGCTCCGGGGCGCGGTGGTCACCGGACGGCAAGATGTTGCTGTTCACCTCGACTCGGCCCACCAGCAAGGCCCGCACCTGGGGCCTCCGCATTGATCGTCCGGCCGGTGAGGCCTTCGAGGTCGACAGCTTACCGAACGGCTCGTACACGAAGGACGGCCGGACCGTGGCCTGGGCCGATACCCTGGAATGGAAGGCCGATTCAGGGGCCAAGGACCCCTATGAGAAGACGCCGGCGATGGCGCGGCCGCCCTATCGGGCCGTGACCGCGCCGGTGGATCCGGCCCGGTTTGACGGCCGGCACATCATCGATCTCGGCTACAAATTCAACGGCCCAGGGTTCATTCCGGCTCCGAAGCAGGCCCCCCGGTGGAACCAGGCCCAAATCTGGGTTCGGCCGGTGGACGGGGGCGCTAAGCGCCAGCTCACCACGGCGGGTTACAGCCACCGGGAGGTGACGATTTCTCCGGACGGGCAGTGGATTGCCTTTGTCGCCGATTCGAAGCTCCGGTCGGATTCACTGGCCCAGGCGGAGCAGGACTCGATCCGGCGGGCCAAGTACGACCCGAAGCTGTCCGAGGCACCCCGGAACGATGGCGATGTGTTCGTGATCCCGGCCTCCGGAGGCGAGCCTCGCCGCCTAACGACCGGCGCCGGAACCGAGGGCGGTCTTGAGTGGTCGCCAGATGGATCGCGGTTGGCGTACGTGTCCCAGGTTGGCCGGACCGGGGCCCAACGGCTCTGGGTCATCCCCGCCGCCGGCGGTACCCCGGTCAATTTGCTGGGCGACTGGGTGTATGAGCCGAATTGGCTCCACTGGCTGCCGAGCGGACAAATGTTGATGGGCGCCTCGATCGGCGGACGGGACGCCGTCTTCACGGTGAACCCGGACACTCGGGCGCGGCAGGAAATCGTTTCGGGCCGGCGGCGGATTCCGGGCACCGATATCGATCCGGCGGGTCAGGTCATGGCTTATGTCGCGACCTCGATCACCTCGCCGACCGAGCTGTATCTGGCGTCTGGGAACGGGACCGGCGAGCGCAAGGTCACCGACTTCAACGGCAAACTCAACACGGAAATTGTCTGGCCGGACGCCGAGCGGTTCACCTACAAGAGCGTCGGCGGAGTCGAGATTGAGGGCTGGCTCCAGAAGCCGTTTGGCTATCAGCCGGGCTGGAAATATCCATTGGTGTTCTACATCCACGGGGGCCCGCACAGCGCCTATGGCGAGAATTGGTTTGACGAGTTTCACAACATCACCGGGTCGGGCAAGTGGGTGTTGTTTACCAATCCACGCGGGTCGAGCGGGTATGGGGCCGAATTCACCTATTCGACCCGGGGTCGGTGGGGGCTCGAAGACTACCAGGACCTGATGAAGGCGGTGGACATTGCCGCGGCCCGGCCCGACGTCGATTCGACCAAAATGGGCGTCACCGGGGGTTCGTACGGCGGCTTCATGACGGCCTGGATCACCACTCGGACCAACCGGTTCAAGGCGGCCCAGGCCGACCGGATGATCAGCAATTGGTGGTCGTGGTGGGGCGTGTCGGACGTGCCCGGGCTGACCGAGTTCGAGTTCTATGGCATGCCGTGGGAGCGACCGGCCCTTTATGACTCATTGTCACCGATGCGGCATGTCAACAAGGTCAAGACGCCGACGTTGATCGTCCAGTCGGAAGAGGACCACCGCACTCCGATGGCCGATGCCGAGCAGTGGTTCATGGCGTTGCAGAAGCAGAAGGTGCCGGTCGAGTTCATCCGATATCCCCGATCGACTCATGATTTGTCCCGGACCGGTGAGCCGTGGTTGCTCGTTGACCGGCTGGGCCGGCTCCGGCAGTGGTTCGACTACTGGCTCAACTAA
- a CDS encoding M1 family peptidase, with amino-acid sequence MLLSLLVLLQAAAPPYWQQQVSYTIDASLDEPTGMLRGSQRVAYRNHSPDTLTSISFHLYLNAFRPGSRWAAADSAEQRRRFNDLADPDFGLNQVANVRIMGSIVTPEYPFAPDSTIVRFRLPRPLPPGGSLDAELDWLARPSTVPRRQGRRGRAFDFAQWYPRVVAYDKHGWQEHPLYPAGEFYGDFGDFTVTLDVPDDQVIGATGVPLCGDPGWERANQYPDRPVEYRRTFYPVAVDSGACRPKAPGRKTIVWRAEQVHHFALSMRPDYRYEGGRWGDVTVHTLYQPGDEKSWGGNVAVKRTEVALEWLDSVFGKYPWPQMTNVHRIEGGGTEFPMMMHNGSASQKLILHEGGHNYLMGILANNEWKEGFLDEGFTSYQTALFFQERGVKGPEDEFDEYRVLERGILEFDLDGWSEPTSFVSNEYRDFVTYNTMIYSRGELFFHQLREIVGPAVMKQILRTYYDRWQLKHVDEGAFRQVAEEVSKRDLAGFFGQWLHRTTLYDYGVGQVRSKRRADGQWVSRVEVRRHESGVFPVDVVVRSKSDSAAVRVEGPAERTWVELVTRGKPKEVVIDPRTRSHDWNMTNNRKTRGWLGWGGLNGRRAVYLDRFFSTRTYRDRTADALAPLVWYNEAGGVMLGARSRSNYLGRFNQVTYQHSVATKDCCQDGTANHWLFRVKNPTWAYRPRLSTQFEALHFEGREGVAVSLEQQTKGHLGFGPTTFKGASVRWLATYDADYLDRALYDNAGTVEGTWWIRSSARRGVWAMAGSVTTAGGVEYRNRGAGFDADARYDVQPYLRFSAEATAKRPLGKRGSLGVRVFGGIVEGKNSDPVRQRWFFLSGADPYQQLGNPFVRSRAALLTDDVHFHTPGGANVRGMARDVAVTRLAAINVEADRSVLARPRAALFRDTRLALFGDLAFTNRFFSYNGVGRVVGDAGAGVRFTHRIGQTTFVTRFDFPLYVSHPDRAIGGADDDGSFRFRWTIGFSPTF; translated from the coding sequence ATGCTGCTTTCGCTCCTTGTCCTCCTCCAGGCGGCGGCCCCGCCGTACTGGCAGCAGCAGGTGTCCTATACCATCGATGCCTCGCTGGATGAACCGACCGGGATGCTCCGCGGCAGCCAGCGCGTGGCATACCGGAACCACTCGCCCGACACCCTGACCTCGATCTCGTTTCATCTCTATCTCAACGCGTTTCGCCCCGGGTCCCGGTGGGCCGCCGCCGACAGCGCCGAGCAGCGGCGCCGGTTCAACGACTTGGCGGATCCCGATTTCGGCCTCAATCAGGTGGCCAATGTCCGGATCATGGGGAGCATCGTGACGCCGGAGTATCCGTTCGCGCCCGACAGCACGATCGTGCGGTTCCGGTTGCCGCGTCCCCTGCCGCCCGGCGGCAGCCTGGATGCGGAGCTCGACTGGCTGGCCCGCCCCTCGACGGTGCCCCGCCGGCAGGGGCGCCGGGGCCGCGCGTTCGATTTTGCCCAGTGGTACCCGAGAGTCGTGGCCTACGATAAGCATGGGTGGCAAGAACATCCCCTCTATCCGGCCGGCGAGTTCTACGGCGACTTTGGCGACTTCACCGTGACTCTCGACGTGCCGGACGACCAAGTGATCGGCGCCACCGGCGTGCCGCTCTGCGGCGATCCTGGCTGGGAACGGGCCAATCAATACCCCGACCGCCCAGTCGAGTATCGACGGACGTTCTATCCGGTGGCGGTGGACTCTGGGGCCTGTCGACCGAAGGCCCCGGGCCGGAAAACCATCGTCTGGCGGGCCGAGCAGGTTCACCACTTCGCGCTCTCGATGCGTCCGGATTACCGGTACGAGGGAGGCCGGTGGGGCGACGTGACCGTCCATACGCTCTATCAACCGGGCGATGAAAAGTCCTGGGGCGGCAACGTCGCGGTCAAGCGCACCGAGGTCGCCCTCGAGTGGCTCGATTCGGTGTTCGGCAAATATCCCTGGCCCCAGATGACCAACGTCCACCGGATCGAGGGCGGGGGCACCGAGTTCCCGATGATGATGCATAACGGTTCGGCCAGCCAGAAGTTGATTCTCCACGAGGGCGGGCACAATTACTTGATGGGGATCTTGGCGAACAACGAGTGGAAAGAGGGTTTTCTCGACGAGGGGTTCACCAGCTATCAGACCGCGTTGTTCTTCCAGGAACGAGGGGTCAAGGGGCCCGAGGACGAGTTCGATGAATACCGGGTCCTCGAGCGGGGAATCCTCGAGTTCGATCTCGATGGCTGGTCGGAGCCGACCAGTTTCGTCAGCAACGAATACCGGGATTTCGTCACCTACAACACCATGATCTACTCCCGAGGCGAGCTGTTCTTCCACCAACTCCGCGAAATCGTCGGGCCGGCGGTGATGAAGCAGATCCTCCGAACCTACTACGACCGGTGGCAACTCAAACACGTCGATGAGGGGGCTTTCCGGCAGGTGGCCGAGGAGGTGTCGAAGCGGGACTTGGCCGGGTTCTTCGGGCAATGGCTCCATAGGACCACGCTCTATGATTATGGGGTGGGCCAGGTCCGTTCCAAGCGGCGGGCCGACGGGCAATGGGTGTCGCGGGTCGAGGTCCGCCGCCACGAGTCCGGCGTCTTCCCAGTCGATGTGGTGGTCCGGTCGAAGTCCGATTCCGCCGCGGTTCGGGTCGAAGGGCCGGCCGAGCGAACCTGGGTCGAGCTGGTGACCCGAGGCAAGCCCAAGGAGGTCGTGATCGATCCCCGAACCCGTTCGCACGATTGGAACATGACCAACAACCGGAAGACCCGGGGGTGGCTCGGTTGGGGCGGGCTCAATGGGCGCCGGGCGGTCTATCTCGACCGGTTCTTCTCGACTCGGACCTATCGCGACCGAACGGCCGACGCCCTGGCCCCCCTGGTGTGGTACAACGAGGCGGGCGGCGTGATGCTCGGCGCTCGAAGCCGGAGCAACTACCTTGGCCGTTTCAACCAGGTGACCTATCAGCATAGTGTCGCCACGAAGGACTGCTGCCAAGACGGTACGGCCAATCACTGGCTCTTTCGGGTCAAGAATCCAACCTGGGCGTACCGGCCCAGGCTCTCGACCCAGTTTGAGGCTCTTCACTTCGAGGGGCGGGAAGGGGTCGCGGTGTCGCTGGAGCAACAGACCAAAGGCCACCTCGGTTTCGGGCCGACCACCTTCAAGGGGGCCTCGGTCCGGTGGCTTGCCACCTACGACGCCGACTACCTCGATCGGGCGCTCTACGATAACGCTGGCACGGTGGAGGGCACGTGGTGGATCCGGTCTTCGGCGCGGCGCGGCGTCTGGGCCATGGCGGGTTCCGTGACGACCGCGGGTGGAGTCGAATACCGGAATCGGGGCGCAGGCTTCGACGCCGACGCCCGCTACGATGTCCAGCCCTATCTCAGGTTCTCGGCCGAGGCAACGGCCAAACGTCCGCTGGGCAAACGCGGGAGTCTCGGGGTCCGGGTGTTCGGGGGAATCGTCGAGGGCAAGAATTCCGATCCCGTGCGACAGCGCTGGTTCTTCCTCTCCGGCGCGGATCCCTACCAGCAACTCGGCAATCCCTTCGTCCGCTCCCGGGCGGCGCTGCTGACGGACGACGTCCATTTCCACACGCCGGGCGGCGCTAACGTTCGCGGCATGGCCCGGGATGTCGCGGTGACCCGGCTCGCCGCGATCAATGTCGAGGCCGACCGATCGGTGCTGGCCCGCCCTCGAGCCGCGCTGTTTCGAGACACCCGCTTGGCCCTGTTCGGCGATCTGGCGTTTACCAACCGGTTCTTCTCCTACAACGGCGTCGGCCGGGTTGTCGGCGACGCGGGGGCCGGCGTCCGGTTCACCCATCGGATCGGGCAGACTACGTTTGTGACGCGATTCGACTTTCCGCTGTACGTCTCGCATCCCGACCGGGCCATTGGCGGGGCGGATGACGACGGCTCATTCCGATTTCGATGGACCATCGGGTTCAGTCCCACGTTCTAG
- a CDS encoding PEP-CTERM sorting domain-containing protein, translated as MTVSGNTVTLRIWNLAGLPGSSTFANTGFTAVGLTSLGSGLTFQNLQAYYPNGTAYAGWSFAQSGGGIPGPVGSDGVSISGVGSSIFSQYATSIAGGGSPAVTSWAGSGHYGSGFVSFSFQTFTTNCTGNGSNQVCIDTETTITLTNAILGLHAQAGPAGQSTGYECLATSPSPTATQTNPCGPPPPPTVVPEPATMILPATGLMALAGADAVRRRRKKSVL; from the coding sequence GTGACGGTTTCCGGGAATACCGTCACCCTCCGAATTTGGAACCTCGCCGGGCTGCCCGGGTCCAGCACCTTCGCCAATACGGGCTTCACCGCGGTCGGGCTCACTAGCCTCGGGAGCGGGCTGACGTTCCAGAACCTCCAGGCCTATTACCCGAACGGGACTGCCTACGCCGGTTGGAGCTTCGCCCAAAGCGGGGGCGGGATTCCCGGGCCGGTCGGGTCGGATGGGGTTTCGATCAGCGGCGTCGGCAGTTCTATCTTCAGCCAATACGCGACCAGCATTGCAGGAGGTGGAAGTCCGGCTGTTACGAGTTGGGCCGGATCGGGTCACTATGGGAGCGGCTTCGTGTCCTTCTCGTTCCAGACGTTCACCACGAATTGCACGGGGAATGGCTCGAACCAGGTCTGTATCGACACGGAGACCACGATCACTCTGACGAATGCGATTCTCGGTCTCCATGCTCAGGCAGGGCCCGCCGGGCAGTCGACCGGATACGAATGCCTCGCGACCTCTCCGTCCCCGACCGCGACGCAGACCAATCCTTGCGGTCCTCCGCCGCCTCCGACGGTGGTACCGGAACCCGCCACGATGATCCTGCCGGCGACAGGGTTGATGGCGCTGGCAGGGGCTGACGCCGTTCGTCGGCGCCGGAAGAAGTCGGTTCTGTAG
- the atpH gene encoding ATP synthase F1 subunit delta, producing MAGSTVAENYAEALFELGAKSGRLEEYGRLMTATAGALASSPAAQAVLVSPKVTKALKSDLVGRAITAIGAPREFVLYLMAVVKRGRQTRFTEIAAVYGDLVDQKLGRVRATVTLARKSDPALEQAIVASLARTVGKEVLATFSVDPEILGGAVVRVGDKIYDGSIRRKLVRLKRQLLAK from the coding sequence ATGGCCGGCTCCACCGTGGCGGAGAACTACGCCGAGGCCCTCTTCGAGTTGGGCGCCAAGTCGGGCCGGCTCGAGGAGTACGGGCGGCTGATGACGGCCACCGCCGGCGCCTTGGCGTCCTCTCCGGCGGCCCAGGCGGTATTGGTCAGTCCCAAGGTCACCAAAGCCTTGAAGAGCGATTTGGTGGGCCGGGCCATCACGGCCATCGGCGCCCCGCGGGAGTTCGTGCTGTATCTGATGGCCGTCGTCAAACGCGGCCGCCAGACCCGGTTTACCGAGATCGCCGCGGTCTATGGCGACCTGGTCGACCAGAAGCTCGGCCGAGTCCGCGCCACGGTGACGCTGGCCCGGAAGTCGGATCCTGCGCTCGAACAGGCCATCGTGGCGTCGTTGGCCCGGACGGTCGGCAAGGAGGTCCTGGCGACGTTTTCGGTCGATCCCGAGATTCTGGGCGGGGCGGTCGTTCGGGTCGGCGATAAGATCTATGACGGCTCGATCCGGAGGAAGCTGGTCCGGCTCAAGCGGCAACTGCTGGCCAAATAG
- the atpF gene encoding ATP synthase F0 subunit B has protein sequence MTLGMLAAVVAAEAEGGGGPFSVNPGVMIWTWIIFLVFLYFFKRTFWVTIVSRAEEREKTIAGQLAEAGRMNTEAKVLVEGQRKATAEAQGAAQSLLSEAKAAVEKERALGLEKAKQEQAALMDRARRDITAERDKAIADLRREAVELALGAAAKVIGQRLDSDADRKIVVDYLSKVETTH, from the coding sequence ATGACGCTCGGGATGCTCGCAGCGGTTGTTGCCGCTGAAGCCGAGGGTGGGGGCGGGCCGTTTTCGGTCAACCCCGGGGTGATGATTTGGACCTGGATCATCTTCCTGGTGTTCCTGTACTTCTTCAAGCGGACCTTCTGGGTCACCATCGTGAGCCGGGCCGAGGAACGCGAGAAGACGATCGCGGGCCAGCTCGCCGAGGCCGGCCGGATGAATACCGAGGCCAAGGTGCTGGTCGAAGGCCAGCGGAAAGCCACGGCCGAAGCGCAGGGGGCGGCCCAGTCGCTCCTGTCCGAGGCCAAAGCCGCCGTCGAGAAGGAGCGGGCCTTGGGCCTCGAAAAGGCCAAGCAGGAACAGGCCGCGTTGATGGACCGGGCTCGGCGGGACATTACCGCCGAGCGCGACAAGGCCATCGCCGACCTCCGGCGGGAAGCCGTGGAGTTGGCGTTAGGCGCCGCGGCCAAGGTCATCGGGCAGCGGTTGGATAGCGACGCCGATCGGAAGATCGTCGTCGACTACCTCTCGAAGGTGGAGACCACCCACTAA
- the atpE gene encoding ATP synthase F0 subunit C produces MLNMLALLQEASSSMSAEAAKNLGLFGAGIGMGLAILGAGIGLGRIGGSVAEGIARQPEAAKEIASGPFIFAILLEGAAIIALVFALLLKIL; encoded by the coding sequence ATGTTGAACATGCTGGCGTTGTTGCAGGAGGCTTCCTCGTCGATGTCGGCTGAGGCGGCCAAGAATCTTGGGTTGTTTGGCGCCGGGATCGGGATGGGGTTGGCGATTCTTGGGGCGGGAATCGGGTTGGGACGGATCGGCGGCAGCGTGGCCGAGGGGATCGCACGGCAGCCGGAAGCGGCGAAGGAAATCGCCAGCGGGCCGTTCATTTTCGCGATCTTGCTGGAGGGCGCGGCCATCATCGCGCTGGTGTTCGCGTTGCTGCTCAAGATCCTTTAA
- the atpB gene encoding ATP synthase F0 subunit A, producing MGGRDRPPPPWDRGGGGGGGARSRTVSAASRGAWVSGGAGAAALFRGPTVSMTDPTQVNIGEIILHHTSDEYAIGMEPFWKLSWEKWQDIHIGGLSINLTPTKHVIFMAIAAALGLLVMAITKRGLIKQRADKRAPTGFAGFIEQIVMWLRDDIVIANIGANGVKYAPLIVALFFFVLFMDLLGLLPWGATPTGNLAVTAALAIMVFLIVEIGGFIKLGPKGYLGTIFPHIDGMSGVGGAALTIGMAPIEILSKLVKPFALAIRLFGNMTAGHFVVLSLTGIILFFGSWIIGIPTAVLIAAILLLETLVAGLQAYVFALLAATFIGLMQTEHH from the coding sequence ATGGGCGGTCGGGACCGGCCTCCGCCTCCTTGGGATCGCGGCGGTGGCGGTGGCGGTGGGGCTCGATCGAGAACGGTTTCCGCCGCTTCCCGCGGCGCTTGGGTATCTGGCGGTGCTGGTGCCGCTGCTCTTTTTCGAGGTCCGACGGTTTCGATGACTGATCCAACTCAGGTCAACATCGGGGAGATCATCCTCCACCATACCTCCGACGAGTACGCCATCGGTATGGAGCCGTTCTGGAAACTGTCGTGGGAAAAATGGCAGGACATCCATATCGGTGGCCTCTCCATCAATCTGACGCCCACCAAGCACGTCATCTTCATGGCGATCGCGGCCGCGCTCGGGCTGCTGGTCATGGCCATCACCAAGCGCGGGCTGATTAAGCAACGAGCCGATAAGAGAGCCCCGACTGGGTTTGCCGGGTTCATCGAACAAATCGTGATGTGGCTCCGGGATGACATCGTCATCGCCAACATCGGCGCCAACGGGGTCAAATACGCGCCGCTGATCGTGGCCCTGTTCTTCTTCGTCCTGTTTATGGACCTGCTCGGCCTGCTGCCTTGGGGGGCGACCCCGACCGGCAACTTGGCCGTGACGGCGGCGCTCGCGATCATGGTGTTCCTGATCGTCGAGATCGGCGGGTTCATCAAACTGGGGCCCAAGGGGTACCTGGGCACGATCTTTCCCCATATCGACGGGATGAGTGGCGTCGGCGGGGCCGCGCTCACCATCGGGATGGCTCCGATCGAAATCCTGAGCAAACTGGTCAAGCCGTTCGCGCTCGCGATCCGGCTTTTCGGCAACATGACGGCCGGTCATTTCGTGGTGTTGTCACTGACCGGGATCATTTTGTTTTTCGGAAGCTGGATCATTGGGATCCCGACGGCGGTGCTGATCGCCGCGATCCTGTTGCTGGAGACCTTGGTGGCTGGGCTGCAAGCGTATGTGTTTGCGCTGTTGGCGGCGACGTTCATTGGATTGATGCAGACCGAGCACCATTAG
- a CDS encoding AtpZ/AtpI family protein codes for MRTQEPNSAGGAGTPSPLAAATRFAGAIVMFLLGGLALDRWIHTTPLFTLVGMVVGSVLGFFSIKREGKMRSWSDKPRDSDSP; via the coding sequence ATGCGAACCCAGGAACCGAATTCGGCCGGCGGCGCCGGGACCCCTAGTCCCCTCGCCGCCGCCACGCGGTTCGCCGGAGCGATCGTGATGTTCCTACTGGGTGGGCTGGCGCTCGACCGGTGGATCCACACTACGCCGCTCTTCACCTTGGTTGGCATGGTGGTCGGCTCCGTACTTGGGTTCTTCAGTATCAAGCGGGAAGGCAAGATGCGCTCGTGGTCGGACAAACCGCGGGATTCGGACTCGCCCTAA